In the genome of Pseudonocardia cypriaca, the window ACTTGCCGGCGCCGTTGGCGCCCATCAGCGCGAGCACCTCGCCTGCGTCCCACCCGATGCTGACCCCGCGCAGCACCGGGTTGCCGCCGAACGCGTGCCGCACGTCGTGCAGCTCGACCGTGCTCATCCCACGCCGCTCAGAACTCGACGACCGGGATCCAGTCGGCCGTGGCCACCTGGGTCATGTTCAGCTCCGGCAGCTGCTCGCGCAGCTGCGCGAGGTTGCGGACCTGCTTCTCGCGCAGGAAGTCCTGCGTGACGAGCGTGCCGGGGAACACGACCTCCTTGGTGCCCAGCTGCCCGGCGAGCTCCAGCGCCGTGGCGCGCACGACGGCCGCGCCGATCGCGTTCGGGTCGGTGGTGGCCGTGGCGACCCACGGGCTGCCCTCGGCCGTCATGACCTCGATGTCGGCGGTGGAGATGTCGACGCCGTAGACCTTGATCTCGCCCTCGCGCCCGTTCTGGCGCACCGCCGAGACCGTGCCCTTGGTCAGCTCGTCGTACGGCGCGAAGATGCCCGCGATGCCCGGGCTGGCCTTGAGCGCCGCGTCCACCAGCTGCGCGTTGTCGGTGGCGACGGAGTTGGTGAACTCGCCGACGAAGAACCGCTGGTCCCAGCCGTTCTGCTGGCGGACCTGCTCCCAGACCGCGTGCCGGCGGTCCAGCGGGGCGATGCCGAGCACGTTGACGTAGCCGACGGGCTTGCCCTGGCCGAGGTCCTCGGTCATCTTGCCGAGGATCAGCGACGCCAGGTTGGCGTCGTCCTGCGCGGTCTCCACCGCGTCCGGGGCGCAGGCGCTGATCTCCACGTCGTAGATCACGACCGGGAGGCGGGCCGCGAGCCCGTCGTTGATGAGCGGGCACATCGTGTCCGACTGGCCGTGGTCGACGATGATCGCCTGCACCCCGGACCCGATCGCGGTCTGCATGTCGGTGGCCTGGCGGGCGTTGTCGGCCTGGGCGTCGTAGACCTGCAGCTCGATGCCGAGCGCGGCCGCCTGCTGGCGGGCCCCGTTCGTCCACTGCTGGAAGTAGTCGCCCGCCCCGCTGTTCTGCACGAGGGCCACCCGCACCGGCTCGTCGCCCGCGAACGGGGCCGGCTGCGCGCCGGTGGCCTCCTGCACGGTTGCGGTCTCCGGCGCCGCGGCCTGCGGCCCGCCCGGACCGAGGTCCTGGGAGCAGCCGGCGAGCAGCAGGACCGGGCCCAGCAGCGCGACCGACAGGCGGGCGCGCGGCGGAAGTGTCGTCGTCGACATCTTCTGGACAGCTCCTTCGGGGGAGGGCGGGCTTCTACGCGGGTTGGTGGACCGCCCGCATGTCGGGGCGGATCTTGGGCTCCACGACGCCGTGCTCGGTGGTGACGGCGTCGATCAGGCGGGCCGGCGTCACGTCGAACGCCGGGTTGAACGCGCGGCTCCCGGCGGGGGCCGTCGCCACCCCGCCCCAGGAGACGACCTCAGCCGCGTCGCGCTCCTCGATGACGATGCCGGCACCGTCGGGCGTCGCGAGGTCGACGGTGGACCACGGAGCGGCGACGACGAACGGGACGCCCGCGTCGGCGCAGGCCAGCGCGAGGCCGACGGAGCCGACCTTGTTGGCGGTGTCGCCGTTGGCGGCGATCCGGTCGGCCCCGATCACCACGGCGTCCACGAGGCCGCGCAGGATCGCGCCGGGTGCGGCGCTGTCGACCTGCACGACGTGGTCGATGCCGTCGGCCTGCAGCTCCCATGCGGTGAGCCGGGAGCCCTGCAGCAGGGGGCGCGTCTCGTCGACGTGCACGATCTCCAGAAGGCCGCGGGCATGCAGCTCGCGGACGACGCCGAGCGCCGTGCCCCAGGCGACCGTGGCCAGGGAGCCGGTGTTGCAGTGGGTCAGCACCCGCAGCGGCCGGCGGGGGCAGCGCTCGAGCAGCCAGTCGGCGCCCAGCTGCGACAGCCGCCGGTTCGCGATCTCGTCCTCGGCCACTACCCGCCGGGCCTCGGCCAGCACGGCCGCGTGCCCCTGCGGGACGAGCGGAAGCATCCGGTCCACCGCCCACGCGAGGTTGACCGCGGTGGGCCGGGCCGCGCGGAGGCGGCCGATCTCCTCGTGCAGCCGGGCGTCGTCCCAGCCCTCGCGGGCACCCTGCGCCATCGCGACGACCACGCCGAGGGCCCCGACCGCGCCGAGCGCGGGGGCGCCGCGGACGGCGAGGCGGCGGATCGCGTCGATCAGGGTCTCGACGTCGGCGGCCTCGAGGTGAGCCTCGGTGTCGGGCAGTCGGGTCTGGTCGAGCAGGCGGACGGCCGGGACCGCCCCGTCGAGCCACTCCACCGCGCGGACCGCCACGAGACCTCCAGGATCTGTCAGTCGTCCTACGACTCGCCGACACCGGACGCTATGGAGTTGTAGGACGACTGTCAACAGTTACCCTGTTCGCCATGTCTCTGGGGCCCGTGTCGACCTCGCTCGGTTCCCGCACCTCGCTGGCCCGCCGACTCGCCGAGGACGTGCGGTCCCGGATCATGTCCGGGGAGTACGCGCCGGGCGAGCGGCTGCCGAGCGAGGCCGAGCTGGTGCGCCACTACGAGGTCTCGCGGGTCACCGTGCGCACGGCGCTGCGCACGCTGGAGGCCCAGGGCCTGGTCGACGTGCGACACGGATCGGGCTCGTTCGTCAGCGACTTCGGGGCCGGCATCCGCGCCGGACTGCAGGAGCTGCGCTCGATCAGCGACACGATCCGCGAGATGGGCCACGAACCGGGGATGGAGCGGCACGCGATGCAGCGGCGGCCGGCCACCGCCACGGAGGCCGCGAAGCTCGGCGTCGACGTGGGCACCGAGGTGCTCGCCGTCGAGCGGATGATCCTCGCCGACGGGCAGGCGGTGGCGTTCTCCTACGACGTGGTCCCGGTCGCCGGGTTCTCGCCGGCGCTCGTGGACCAGCTCGGCACCGGCAGCCTGTTCGCCACGCTGCACGAGGCGGGCCTGATGCCGGCCCGCGCGCTCGCCGAGGTGCACGCGATCAGCGACGAGTCGATCGGGTGGGGCCCGCAGAAACCGGTGCCAGGGCTGTACGTCCTGCTGGACCAGGTGCACTTCAGCCGGCGGGGGAGCGCGGTCGCCTACAGCCGCACCTACTTCGTCGAGGGCCGGTTCCAGTTCGTGGTGCTGCGCACCAACTGAGCAGGCAGCGGTGGCGGCGACGCCGTCAGGTCGGGAAGCCGGACCGCCGCGCTGCCTCCGCCCGGTACCGCCCGGGTGTGGTGCCGAACTCCCTCTCGAAGGCGTGCGAGAGCGCGTACGGACTGCCGTAGCCGACCCGGCCGGCGATGCTGGCCAGGGTGTCCGGGGTATCCCGGAGGAGGCCGGCGGCGAGGATCAGGCGCCACCACGTCAGGTAGGACATCGGCGGACGGCCGACCAACGCGGTGAACCGGCGCGACAGCGTGGGGCGCGAGGCGCCCGCCGCAGCAGCCAGGCGGTCGATCGTCCACGGGGCCGCCGGATCCGAGTGGACGGCCCGGAGCGCGGCGGCCGTGACCGGGTCACCCAGTGCGCCGGGCCAGGATCCACAAGTGGCCTCGGCCATCCAGGAACGGATCATGTAGACGAGCAGGAGGTCGAGCAGGTTCGGGAGCGCGACGCACGAACCGGGCCGCACCTGGTCCAGCTCGCCGGACAGCAGGTCGATCGCCGCGCGGAGCTCGAGGTGACGGCCCACCCGGTTGGGCAGGTGGACGACATCGGGCAGCTCCGCCATGAGCGGGTGCAGGCGGCTGCAGTCGAGCCAGTACTTGCCGCAGAGCAGCTCCGTCTCGTCGCGCGCCCCGGTCTCCGCGGGCCACACCCCCGGTCACTCCGTCCTGCGGCTGGCGTCCGGCAGCGACCGGGCGGTCTTCGTCGGCGACCTGCTGCACAGCCCGCTGCAGATCGTCGGCCCCTGCTTCAACAGCAGCGCCTGCGTGGCACCGGAGCAGGCGGTCGCGAGCCGCCGTCGGGTCCTGCAGCGGGCGGTCGACGAACGGGAGCTGCTGGTCCCCGGGCACTTCGGTGGGGCGGGCGCCCTGGAGATCCGGCAGGAGAACGGCCGGTTCGCGCTCGGGGCGTGGGCCCCGTTCACCGCTGCGCGAC includes:
- a CDS encoding AraC family transcriptional regulator, giving the protein MWPAETGARDETELLCGKYWLDCSRLHPLMAELPDVVHLPNRVGRHLELRAAIDLLSGELDQVRPGSCVALPNLLDLLLVYMIRSWMAEATCGSWPGALGDPVTAAALRAVHSDPAAPWTIDRLAAAAGASRPTLSRRFTALVGRPPMSYLTWWRLILAAGLLRDTPDTLASIAGRVGYGSPYALSHAFEREFGTTPGRYRAEAARRSGFPT
- a CDS encoding substrate-binding domain-containing protein, with protein sequence MSTTTLPPRARLSVALLGPVLLLAGCSQDLGPGGPQAAAPETATVQEATGAQPAPFAGDEPVRVALVQNSGAGDYFQQWTNGARQQAAALGIELQVYDAQADNARQATDMQTAIGSGVQAIIVDHGQSDTMCPLINDGLAARLPVVIYDVEISACAPDAVETAQDDANLASLILGKMTEDLGQGKPVGYVNVLGIAPLDRRHAVWEQVRQQNGWDQRFFVGEFTNSVATDNAQLVDAALKASPGIAGIFAPYDELTKGTVSAVRQNGREGEIKVYGVDISTADIEVMTAEGSPWVATATTDPNAIGAAVVRATALELAGQLGTKEVVFPGTLVTQDFLREKQVRNLAQLREQLPELNMTQVATADWIPVVEF
- a CDS encoding MBL fold metallo-hydrolase encodes the protein MPQSSSVSSRAPVSAGHTPGHSVLRLASGSDRAVFVGDLLHSPLQIVGPCFNSSACVAPEQAVASRRRVLQRAVDERELLVPGHFGGAGALEIRQENGRFALGAWAPFTAARLLRPTKTADGPRE
- a CDS encoding GntR family transcriptional regulator, which gives rise to MSLGPVSTSLGSRTSLARRLAEDVRSRIMSGEYAPGERLPSEAELVRHYEVSRVTVRTALRTLEAQGLVDVRHGSGSFVSDFGAGIRAGLQELRSISDTIREMGHEPGMERHAMQRRPATATEAAKLGVDVGTEVLAVERMILADGQAVAFSYDVVPVAGFSPALVDQLGTGSLFATLHEAGLMPARALAEVHAISDESIGWGPQKPVPGLYVLLDQVHFSRRGSAVAYSRTYFVEGRFQFVVLRTN
- the mtnA gene encoding S-methyl-5-thioribose-1-phosphate isomerase — its product is MAVRAVEWLDGAVPAVRLLDQTRLPDTEAHLEAADVETLIDAIRRLAVRGAPALGAVGALGVVVAMAQGAREGWDDARLHEEIGRLRAARPTAVNLAWAVDRMLPLVPQGHAAVLAEARRVVAEDEIANRRLSQLGADWLLERCPRRPLRVLTHCNTGSLATVAWGTALGVVRELHARGLLEIVHVDETRPLLQGSRLTAWELQADGIDHVVQVDSAAPGAILRGLVDAVVIGADRIAANGDTANKVGSVGLALACADAGVPFVVAAPWSTVDLATPDGAGIVIEERDAAEVVSWGGVATAPAGSRAFNPAFDVTPARLIDAVTTEHGVVEPKIRPDMRAVHQPA